In Primulina huaijiensis isolate GDHJ02 chromosome 16, ASM1229523v2, whole genome shotgun sequence, a single genomic region encodes these proteins:
- the LOC140961765 gene encoding uncharacterized protein isoform X4, with protein MHTWGKGDDSYQRRFSNGSMCLFLPVVSCIDTAQPRRSLSYDKLPPEPISLTVLKLDGSSFGIKLAKTGTVGELKLAVEAAFDHLPKKGPTKVSWAHVWGQFCLCHDGRKLLIDSDYIRMCGIQDGDQLQFARHASNYDNLVTVFDKDDSDSDYELKYFIWLQRKTTKW; from the exons ATGCATACTTGGGGGAAAGGGGACGACTCTTACCAGCGTAGGTTTTCTAATGGATCAATGTGTTTGTTTCTTCCCGTAGTGTCATGCATCGACACCGCCCAACCAAGGAGAAGCCTTTCTTACGATAAGCTTCCTCCAGAGCCCATCAGTCTCACCGTTCTTAAATTGGATGGCTCATCTTTTG GAATTAAGTTGGCAAAGACAGGGACTGTTGGCGAACTCAAACTTGCTGTGGAAGCGGCATTTGATCATTTGCCAAAGAAGGGGCCGACTAAAGTTTCATG GGCGCATGTATGGGGGCAATTTTGTCTTTGCCATGATGGCCGGAAGTTATTGATTGATAGCGATTATATAAGAATGTGTGGGATCCAGGATGGTGATCAG CTTCAGTTTGCTCGTCATGCGTCCAATTATGACAATTTAGTTACTGTGTTTGATAAAGATGACAGTGATTCAGATTATGAACTCAAGTAT TTCATATGGCTACAAAGGAAGACAACAAAATGGTGA
- the LOC140961765 gene encoding uncharacterized protein isoform X2 has translation MHTWGKGDDSYQRRFSNGSMCLFLPVVSCIDTAQPRRSLSYDKLPPEPISLTVLKLDGSSFGTVGELKLAVEAAFDHLPKKGPTKVSWAHVWGQFCLCHDGRKLLIDSDYIRMCGIQDGDQLQFARHASNYDNLVTVFDKDDSDSDYELNSYGYKGRQQNGEKNNVNGGQNVANVELESGVHSQCEHKITHMLRGLFSYRKLHGAPMRIGDGTIFSKFSNRGLGSLRKVIRSYNSKYDSQT, from the exons ATGCATACTTGGGGGAAAGGGGACGACTCTTACCAGCGTAGGTTTTCTAATGGATCAATGTGTTTGTTTCTTCCCGTAGTGTCATGCATCGACACCGCCCAACCAAGGAGAAGCCTTTCTTACGATAAGCTTCCTCCAGAGCCCATCAGTCTCACCGTTCTTAAATTGGATGGCTCATCTTTTG GGACTGTTGGCGAACTCAAACTTGCTGTGGAAGCGGCATTTGATCATTTGCCAAAGAAGGGGCCGACTAAAGTTTCATG GGCGCATGTATGGGGGCAATTTTGTCTTTGCCATGATGGCCGGAAGTTATTGATTGATAGCGATTATATAAGAATGTGTGGGATCCAGGATGGTGATCAG CTTCAGTTTGCTCGTCATGCGTCCAATTATGACAATTTAGTTACTGTGTTTGATAAAGATGACAGTGATTCAGATTATGAACTCAA TTCATATGGCTACAAAGGAAGACAACAAAATGGTGAAAAGAATAATGTTAATGGTGGGCAGAATGTCGCTAATGTCGAGTTGGAAAGTGGCGTTCATTCACAGTGTGAGCACAAGATAACTCACATGTTGAGAGGGTTGTTTTCATATAGGAAGCTGCATGGTGCCCCGATGAGGATTGGAGATGGaactattttttcaaaattttccaataGAGGACTAGGAAGTTTAAGAAAGGTGATAAGATCATACAACAGCAAGTATGATTCTCAAACATAA
- the LOC140961765 gene encoding uncharacterized protein isoform X3: MHTWGKGDDSYQRRFSNGSMCLFLPVVSCIDTAQPRRSLSYDKLPPEPISLTVLKLDGSSFGIKLAKTGTVGELKLAVEAAFDHLPKKGPTKVSWAHVWGQFCLCHDGRKLLIDSDYIRMCGIQDGDQLQFARHASNYDNLVTVFDKDDSDSDYELKCINPNATAGVLDQIHKGVNCD, from the exons ATGCATACTTGGGGGAAAGGGGACGACTCTTACCAGCGTAGGTTTTCTAATGGATCAATGTGTTTGTTTCTTCCCGTAGTGTCATGCATCGACACCGCCCAACCAAGGAGAAGCCTTTCTTACGATAAGCTTCCTCCAGAGCCCATCAGTCTCACCGTTCTTAAATTGGATGGCTCATCTTTTG GAATTAAGTTGGCAAAGACAGGGACTGTTGGCGAACTCAAACTTGCTGTGGAAGCGGCATTTGATCATTTGCCAAAGAAGGGGCCGACTAAAGTTTCATG GGCGCATGTATGGGGGCAATTTTGTCTTTGCCATGATGGCCGGAAGTTATTGATTGATAGCGATTATATAAGAATGTGTGGGATCCAGGATGGTGATCAG CTTCAGTTTGCTCGTCATGCGTCCAATTATGACAATTTAGTTACTGTGTTTGATAAAGATGACAGTGATTCAGATTATGAACTCAA ATGTATCAATCCAAATGCAACCGCGGGAGTTCTTGACCAGATTCACAAGGGAGTCAACTGTGATTGA
- the LOC140961765 gene encoding uncharacterized protein isoform X1 yields the protein MHTWGKGDDSYQRRFSNGSMCLFLPVVSCIDTAQPRRSLSYDKLPPEPISLTVLKLDGSSFGIKLAKTGTVGELKLAVEAAFDHLPKKGPTKVSWAHVWGQFCLCHDGRKLLIDSDYIRMCGIQDGDQLQFARHASNYDNLVTVFDKDDSDSDYELNSYGYKGRQQNGEKNNVNGGQNVANVELESGVHSQCEHKITHMLRGLFSYRKLHGAPMRIGDGTIFSKFSNRGLGSLRKVIRSYNSKYDSQT from the exons ATGCATACTTGGGGGAAAGGGGACGACTCTTACCAGCGTAGGTTTTCTAATGGATCAATGTGTTTGTTTCTTCCCGTAGTGTCATGCATCGACACCGCCCAACCAAGGAGAAGCCTTTCTTACGATAAGCTTCCTCCAGAGCCCATCAGTCTCACCGTTCTTAAATTGGATGGCTCATCTTTTG GAATTAAGTTGGCAAAGACAGGGACTGTTGGCGAACTCAAACTTGCTGTGGAAGCGGCATTTGATCATTTGCCAAAGAAGGGGCCGACTAAAGTTTCATG GGCGCATGTATGGGGGCAATTTTGTCTTTGCCATGATGGCCGGAAGTTATTGATTGATAGCGATTATATAAGAATGTGTGGGATCCAGGATGGTGATCAG CTTCAGTTTGCTCGTCATGCGTCCAATTATGACAATTTAGTTACTGTGTTTGATAAAGATGACAGTGATTCAGATTATGAACTCAA TTCATATGGCTACAAAGGAAGACAACAAAATGGTGAAAAGAATAATGTTAATGGTGGGCAGAATGTCGCTAATGTCGAGTTGGAAAGTGGCGTTCATTCACAGTGTGAGCACAAGATAACTCACATGTTGAGAGGGTTGTTTTCATATAGGAAGCTGCATGGTGCCCCGATGAGGATTGGAGATGGaactattttttcaaaattttccaataGAGGACTAGGAAGTTTAAGAAAGGTGATAAGATCATACAACAGCAAGTATGATTCTCAAACATAA
- the LOC140961786 gene encoding vesicle-associated membrane protein 711-like — protein MAILYALVARGPVVLAEFSSASTTANSIARQILEKIPGNNDTNVSYSQDRYIFHVKRTDGLTVLCMADDTAGRRIPFEFLEDIHQKFVRTYGRAVLSAQAYAMNDEFSRVLGQQMEFFSNDPNADRINRLRGEMSQVRNVMIENIDKVLDRGDRLELLVDKTATMQGNTLRFRKQTRRFRRTVWWRNVWLTVALVILLLVIVYVVMGFVCHGPTLPSCLK, from the exons ATGGCGATTCTGTACGCGCTAGTGGCACGTGGGCCCGTTGTGCTCGCGGAATTCAGCTCCGCGTCGACGACGGCGAATTCCATTGCGCGCCAAATCCTGGAGAAAATCCCTGGAAACAACGACACCAACGTTTCTTATTCTCAGGATCGCTACATTTTCCATGTCAAACGCACAGATGGACTTACCGTTCTTTGTATGGCGGACGACACAGCTGGAC GGAGAATTCCTTTTGAATTTCTGGAAGACATTCATCAAAAATTTGTGAGGACATATGGCCGAGCTGTATTGTCGGCACAAGCTTATGCCATGAATGATGAATTTTCAAGGGTCCTCGGCCAGCAAATGGAATTTTTCTCCAATGATCCAAATGCTGACAGGATAAACCGGCTAAGAGGTGAAATGAGTCAG GTGCGAAATGTCATGATAGAAAATATCGATAAAGTCTTAGACAGGGGTGATCGGTTAGAGCTGCTGGTCGATAAGACTGCCACTATGCAAGGAAACACTTTAAGATTCAGGAAGCAGACACGACGTTTCAGAAGGACTGTCTGGTGGAGAAATGTTTGGCTTAC GGTTGCGTTGGTGATACTCCTGCTGGTAATTGTGTATGTTGTTATGGGTTTTGTTTGCCATGGACCCACTCTTCCATCTTGTCTGAAGTGA